A genome region from Microplitis demolitor isolate Queensland-Clemson2020A chromosome 1, iyMicDemo2.1a, whole genome shotgun sequence includes the following:
- the LOC128667628 gene encoding uncharacterized protein LOC128667628, whose protein sequence is MQECWNTSLMKNYISLTPGQANLMENAGWLQTDAKLTNGDGYFDISIPLSLFLGFAEDYNRIIMNAKHELILIRSNTDINSYLHTPAAREAAEKVKIVLNKVEWNVPYITMSDKQKIQALSFIVNDPTIPLSYRTWQSYEYSLLPKTTKHVSPIKTSTQLEKPRYLVLGFQTGRKNIVTKNSSHFDHCNIRDVKVFLNSQSYPYGNLNLNINRNQYALLYDMYTNFQTSYYNKKPEPLLTKAGFLEEAPLYIIDCSKQNESIKSGPVDIRVEFKSNDQFPDQTSAYC, encoded by the coding sequence ATGCAAGAATGTTGGAATACAAGTCTTATGAAGAATTATATATCTTTAACTCCCGGACAGGCTAATTTAATGGAAAACGCTGGGTGGTTACAAACTGATGCTAAATTGACTAATGGTGACggatattttgatatttctaTACCGCTGAGTTTATTCCTTGGATTCGCTGAAGATTATAATCGGATTATTATGAATGCTAAGCATGAATTAATTCTCATAAGATCAAACACTGATATTAACTCATATCTACATACACCTGCTGCTCGAGAGGCTgctgaaaaagttaaaatagttCTTAATAAAGTGGAATGGAATGTACCATACATTACAATGTCGGATAAACAGAAGATTCAAGCACTAAGTTTTATCGTAAATGATCCAACTATTCCATTAAGCTACCGTACATGGCAATCATATGAATATTCACTACTTCCGAAAACGACGAAACATGTTTCGCCTATTAAAACTTCAACGCAATTGGAAAAACCACGATATTTGGTTCTAGGATTTCAAActggaagaaaaaatattgtgacgAAAAATTCCAGTCACTTTGATCATTGTAATATCCGAGATGTAAAAGTTTTTCTTAATTCTCAAAGTTATCCATATGGAAATTTGAATCTAAACATTAATCGCAATCAGTATGCTTTATTGTATGATATgtatacaaattttcaaacgTCATACTATAATAAAAAGCCGGAACCATTGTTGACTAAAGCAGGATTTTTGGAAGAAGCACCACTCTACATCATCGATTGttcaaaacaaaatgaatCAATCAAATCTGGACCAGTTGACATTcgtgttgaatttaaatcaaatgatCAGTTTCCCGATCAGACATCAGCATACTGCTGA